One stretch of Lucilia cuprina isolate Lc7/37 chromosome 6, ASM2204524v1, whole genome shotgun sequence DNA includes these proteins:
- the LOC111684910 gene encoding myosin-2 essential light chain — translation MFLYEAPTKYKFSTVEEFQEAFNLFDNRGDGKIHVGQVGECLRALGQNPTESDVKKCTHQLKPDERISFEVFLPIYQAISKARSGDTADDFIEGLRHFDKDASGFISSAELRHLLTTLGEKLMDEEVEQLLANQEDSQGNVNYEEFVRMVMNG, via the exons ATGTTCCTTTATGAGGCtcctacaaaatataaattttccaccGTTGAAG AATTCCAAGAAGCCTTCAATCTCTTCGACAATCGTGGTGATGGCAAAATCCATGTCGGTCAAGTGGGTGAATGTTTACGTGCCCTCGGACAAAATCCCACCGAATCCGATGTCAAAAAATGCACACATCAATTGAAACCCGATGAACGCATCTCTTTCGAAGTTTTCTTACCCATTTATCAAGCCATTTCCAAGGCAAGATCTGGTGATACAGCCGATGATTTCATTGAAGGTTTACGTCATTTCGATAAAGATGCCAGTGGTTTCATTTCCTCAGCCGAATTAAGACATTTACTCACCACCTTGGGTGAGAAATTAATGGACGAAGAAGTTGAACAATTGTTGGCCAATCAAGAGGATTCACAGGGCAATGTTAATTATGAAGAATTTGTACGCATGGTTATGAATGGTTAG